From Lentimicrobiaceae bacterium, a single genomic window includes:
- a CDS encoding TonB-dependent receptor: MKKIFLASYFILSLFQLFAQNGTIRGRVFDEKSNNPLPFTNIIIFGTTIGSTSDLDGNFIFTGIKPGFVKLAATSVGYEPYISEEFQVTNAKTFFIDIPLRETTIQLEQVVVKASPFRKTEESPVSMRTLGISDIEKNPGANRDISKVIQALPGVASTVSFRNDIIVRGGGPSENRFFLDGIEIPNLNHFATQGASGGPVGIINVDFIREVDFYSGAFPANRGNALSSVLEMKQIDGNKERIVFKGSVGASDLSLAMNGPLSEKTTFLFSARRSYLQFLFDVIGLPFLPTYNDFQFKTKTRFDLKNELTVLGIGAIDQFRLNTGLNNPTEDQQYILNYLPVNEQWNYAIGAVYKHFRTNSFDTWVFSRNMLNNQAYKYENNDESKNKTLDYVSQEIENKFRYENSGRVNGFKLISGVGGEYARFTTTTFQKVFIPLPADTIRTIDYGSEIDMFKYHIFGQMSRNLNNDRLILSFGLRAEGNSFSKNMSNPLKQISPRLSAAWAVNDKFFLNFNTGRYYQQPSYTTLGFRNNSGNLVNKTNNIKYIATNHLVGGIEYRRREDTKFTLEAFYKQYENYPVSVNDSVSLANKGGDFGVFGNEEVTSTGRGRAYGIEAYVRDKIARHYDIIFSYTFVRSEFKDFNNAYIPSSWDNKHLLNVTISREFRKNWNLGAKWRFVGGSPYTPWDLNRSSLIAAWDARKQGYLDYSNFNTFRTGNFQQLDVRIDKQYFFNKWSLNLYIDIQNFYNFKQNGPPNLITQTDEFGNSLINQEDPSRYLLKEVVNTSGTVLPTIGIIVEF, translated from the coding sequence ATGAAGAAAATATTTTTAGCAAGCTACTTTATACTATCACTTTTTCAGCTTTTTGCGCAGAACGGTACCATCAGGGGGCGTGTATTTGATGAGAAAAGCAACAATCCTCTGCCTTTTACCAACATTATTATTTTTGGAACAACGATTGGTTCAACCTCTGATCTTGACGGAAATTTTATATTCACCGGCATAAAGCCCGGCTTTGTGAAACTTGCGGCTACGTCGGTTGGTTATGAGCCTTATATCAGCGAAGAATTTCAGGTGACCAATGCCAAAACCTTTTTCATTGATATCCCTCTTCGCGAAACAACCATTCAACTGGAGCAGGTAGTTGTAAAAGCTTCTCCGTTTCGAAAAACAGAAGAAAGCCCTGTATCAATGCGCACACTGGGCATTAGCGATATTGAGAAAAACCCGGGAGCTAACCGCGACATCAGCAAGGTTATTCAGGCGCTTCCGGGAGTTGCTTCCACAGTTTCATTCCGCAACGATATTATTGTAAGAGGTGGCGGCCCCAGCGAAAATCGTTTCTTCCTTGATGGGATAGAAATTCCCAACCTGAACCACTTTGCCACACAGGGAGCTTCAGGAGGGCCTGTCGGAATTATTAATGTTGATTTTATCCGTGAAGTCGACTTCTATTCAGGTGCATTCCCGGCTAACCGGGGGAATGCGCTGAGCTCAGTGCTTGAAATGAAACAAATTGACGGAAATAAGGAAAGGATAGTATTCAAAGGTTCGGTTGGGGCGAGCGACCTGTCGCTGGCAATGAATGGCCCTTTAAGTGAAAAAACAACCTTTTTGTTTTCTGCCCGCCGGTCCTATCTTCAGTTTCTTTTTGATGTAATTGGCCTGCCATTTTTGCCAACCTACAACGACTTTCAGTTTAAAACAAAAACCAGGTTTGATTTAAAGAACGAACTCACCGTACTGGGCATTGGCGCTATTGATCAGTTCAGACTCAATACCGGATTAAACAATCCGACTGAAGACCAACAATATATACTCAATTACCTTCCGGTAAATGAACAATGGAATTATGCCATTGGCGCAGTTTATAAACATTTCAGAACCAACTCATTCGACACCTGGGTATTTAGCCGGAACATGCTTAATAATCAGGCTTACAAGTATGAAAACAATGATGAGAGCAAAAACAAAACACTGGATTATGTTTCTCAGGAGATTGAAAATAAATTCAGATATGAAAACTCAGGCAGGGTAAACGGATTTAAGTTAATATCAGGTGTTGGCGGTGAATACGCCCGCTTTACCACTACTACATTTCAAAAGGTTTTTATTCCACTGCCGGCAGACACGATACGCACAATCGATTATGGCTCAGAAATAGACATGTTCAAGTATCACATATTCGGACAAATGAGCCGCAATCTAAACAACGATCGCCTGATTTTATCATTTGGATTAAGGGCTGAAGGCAATTCCTTTTCAAAAAACATGTCAAATCCTCTGAAACAAATTTCTCCCCGCCTGAGTGCCGCCTGGGCAGTTAATGATAAATTTTTCCTGAATTTCAATACAGGAAGGTATTATCAACAGCCTTCCTACACAACGCTAGGCTTCAGAAATAACAGTGGAAACCTGGTAAACAAAACCAACAATATCAAATACATCGCAACCAATCATTTGGTGGGTGGTATTGAATACCGCAGGCGGGAAGATACGAAATTTACGCTGGAAGCTTTCTATAAACAATATGAAAACTATCCGGTTTCAGTCAATGACTCAGTATCGCTGGCCAACAAAGGAGGTGATTTTGGAGTTTTTGGAAATGAAGAAGTAACTTCAACAGGCCGGGGAAGGGCCTATGGAATTGAAGCTTATGTGCGCGACAAAATTGCCAGACATTATGACATCATATTCTCTTACACATTTGTCAGAAGTGAATTTAAGGATTTCAACAATGCTTATATTCCTTCATCATGGGACAACAAACATTTGCTGAATGTCACCATCTCACGTGAATTCAGAAAAAACTGGAATCTCGGAGCCAAATGGAGATTTGTAGGTGGCTCACCTTATACTCCCTGGGATTTAAACAGGTCGTCACTCATTGCTGCCTGGGATGCCCGTAAACAAGGTTATCTGGATTACAGCAACTTTAACACTTTCCGAACGGGAAATTTTCAACAACTGGATGTAAGAATTGACAAACAGTACTTTTTTAATAAATGGTCACTTAATTTATACATCGACATCCAGAATTTCTATAATTTCAAGCAGAATGGCCCTCCCAACCTGATTACACAAACAGATGAGTTCGGGAACAGTCTCATTAATCAGGAAGACCCTTCGCGTTATTTGCTGAAAGAAGTAGTCAACACATCGGGCACCGTTTTGCCTACCATCGGAATTATTGTCGAATTTTAA
- a CDS encoding T9SS type A sorting domain-containing protein: MKTKTTFALLAFALLVSANFKMLQAQTPGSVEMGPQYANEVFYSVTNGVVKTSPRNLWDIAFHTNAFSAGIIINDGAGVELYTYPKAANDGWDNFDTTGMTGWTKMYNDASDWENGAFDRNQKGHPDYGWGVYSMTTHDVVGDSLFLIKTPDGIYRKLNIIRKVSTQNQYQIRFALLDGQQDQTVSIDVNPQNDRVFLAYSFANGIVDREPLASEWDMLFTKYVGVVQNTPYPVVGVLLNPEVNTARLAQTDPAFADWSNLDFETGRDVIGYDWKYFDMNSFQYVVEDSLLYFVKALDGGVYKLVFDGFTGSSTGISSFNTTLLSSLSVEEDVAAGLKVYPNPASDFIQMTFSKDLGQKTAVLYDLSGKLLRSWNLGSGMSAQIEVNGINPGLYLLQLNGNNSVINTKVIIK, from the coding sequence ATGAAAACAAAAACTACTTTTGCTTTACTGGCATTTGCCTTACTCGTGTCTGCAAATTTCAAAATGCTTCAGGCTCAAACCCCTGGCTCAGTAGAAATGGGCCCGCAGTATGCAAATGAAGTTTTTTACTCTGTTACAAACGGAGTGGTTAAAACATCTCCCCGCAATTTGTGGGATATTGCATTCCACACAAATGCATTCAGCGCTGGAATCATCATCAACGATGGAGCAGGCGTTGAATTATATACTTATCCCAAAGCGGCCAATGATGGTTGGGATAATTTTGATACAACCGGCATGACAGGTTGGACAAAAATGTATAACGATGCTTCTGATTGGGAAAACGGAGCTTTTGACCGCAATCAGAAAGGACATCCTGATTATGGTTGGGGCGTATATAGTATGACCACCCACGATGTTGTTGGCGATTCGCTTTTTTTGATCAAAACTCCTGACGGGATTTATCGCAAGTTAAATATCATCCGCAAAGTTTCAACACAAAATCAGTACCAGATAAGGTTCGCATTACTTGATGGACAGCAGGATCAGACCGTGAGCATTGACGTAAATCCACAGAACGACAGGGTGTTTCTAGCTTATTCATTTGCCAACGGTATTGTTGATCGCGAACCTTTGGCTTCCGAATGGGATATGTTGTTTACAAAATATGTTGGGGTGGTGCAAAATACACCTTACCCGGTTGTTGGTGTGTTGCTTAATCCCGAGGTTAATACTGCCCGGTTGGCACAAACCGACCCTGCATTTGCAGATTGGAGCAATCTTGATTTTGAAACCGGTCGGGATGTGATTGGCTACGACTGGAAATATTTTGATATGAATTCATTTCAATATGTTGTTGAAGATTCATTGTTGTATTTTGTAAAAGCATTGGACGGAGGAGTCTATAAACTGGTTTTTGACGGTTTTACAGGTTCCTCAACCGGTATTTCATCTTTTAATACTACATTACTTTCTTCATTAAGTGTTGAGGAAGATGTGGCAGCTGGCTTGAAAGTATATCCCAATCCTGCTTCTGATTTTATTCAGATGACCTTCAGCAAAGATTTAGGTCAAAAAACAGCCGTTTTATATGACCTCAGCGGAAAGCTGCTTCGTTCATGGAATCTGGGCAGTGGAATGTCAGCACAGATTGAGGTCAATGGAATTAATCCCGGGCTGTATTTGCTGCAATTGAATGGCAATAACTCAGTTATTAATACTAAGGTTATCATAAAATAA
- a CDS encoding aromatic amino acid hydroxylase has protein sequence MPMKSNEVLDKLPRHLLKLVIDQPYNDYTAQDHAVWRYVMRRNVQYLSRVAHGSYLDGLKKTGISIDAIPHMYGMNRILREIGWAAVAVDGFIPPSAFMEFQAYNVLVIAADIRPISQIEYTPAPDIIHEAAGHAPIIADPEYAAYLKFFGEIGAKAFSSANDYKLYEAIRHLSILKADPYTPMTDIENAEWQIKQIESAIGPASEMALIRNLHWWTVEYGLIGNIKDYKIYGAGLLSSIGESMNCMKPEVKKIPYSIDAVNYSFDITTQQPQLFVTPDFKHLNSVLNEFANTMALRKGGALAVKRAEDSGSTATVVLDSGIQICGTFDDCIYADGEVIYVKTNSSTSLCVDNHELMFHGRKYHPQGFGSPLGNLVAGGYSFSKMTQGELDDAGFQPGVRQELLYESGITLQGIFERATFYKGKLILLSFSSCLVQYKGQILFKPAWGNYDMAIGEEVISAFQGPADADAFDLEFQSPAEQTHKIIHNSQSRRLHQLYQQIRNARSGEGSMFQPADLLNEITTEYPDEWLLLLELYEFLESAQADKSVLALVEQRLHQIKIKNPAFKRLIDDGMKKLEVLK, from the coding sequence CTGCCTATGAAATCTAATGAAGTTCTTGATAAACTGCCCCGTCATTTGTTAAAACTGGTGATTGACCAGCCCTATAATGATTATACAGCGCAGGATCATGCTGTATGGCGTTACGTAATGCGCCGCAATGTTCAGTATTTGAGTCGTGTTGCCCATGGTTCGTATTTGGATGGATTGAAAAAAACCGGAATCAGTATTGACGCCATTCCACATATGTATGGAATGAACCGAATACTAAGGGAGATAGGTTGGGCTGCTGTAGCTGTGGATGGGTTTATTCCTCCCTCTGCTTTTATGGAATTTCAGGCCTATAATGTGTTGGTAATTGCTGCTGATATCCGGCCAATTAGTCAGATTGAATATACGCCGGCTCCTGATATTATTCATGAAGCGGCCGGCCATGCTCCAATTATTGCCGATCCTGAATATGCAGCTTATCTTAAGTTTTTTGGCGAAATTGGAGCAAAAGCATTTTCTTCAGCCAATGATTATAAATTATACGAAGCCATCAGGCATTTATCTATCCTTAAAGCCGACCCTTATACCCCAATGACTGATATTGAGAATGCTGAATGGCAAATAAAGCAAATAGAATCAGCCATTGGACCTGCCAGCGAAATGGCGCTAATACGTAATTTGCATTGGTGGACGGTTGAGTATGGACTGATTGGAAATATTAAAGATTATAAGATATACGGAGCCGGATTGCTTTCATCTATTGGCGAAAGCATGAATTGCATGAAGCCTGAAGTGAAAAAAATCCCCTATTCGATTGATGCTGTGAATTACAGTTTTGATATTACCACGCAACAACCCCAGTTATTTGTAACTCCGGACTTCAAGCATCTGAACAGTGTTTTGAATGAGTTTGCCAACACAATGGCCTTGCGCAAAGGGGGGGCTCTGGCAGTTAAAAGAGCCGAAGACTCAGGCTCTACAGCCACAGTTGTATTAGATTCGGGCATCCAGATTTGTGGGACATTTGATGATTGTATTTACGCAGATGGAGAAGTGATATATGTAAAAACGAATAGTTCAACATCTCTTTGTGTTGATAATCATGAGCTTATGTTTCATGGTCGAAAATATCACCCTCAAGGATTTGGCTCACCTCTGGGAAATCTGGTGGCTGGCGGCTACTCCTTTTCAAAAATGACTCAGGGTGAACTGGATGATGCAGGTTTTCAACCTGGTGTGAGACAGGAGCTGCTTTATGAGAGTGGAATAACGCTGCAGGGAATTTTTGAAAGAGCTACATTTTATAAAGGAAAACTGATTTTGCTAAGCTTTTCATCTTGTCTGGTGCAATATAAGGGGCAAATTTTGTTTAAACCAGCGTGGGGCAACTATGATATGGCTATTGGTGAAGAAGTAATTTCAGCTTTCCAGGGCCCTGCCGATGCTGATGCATTCGATCTCGAATTTCAATCTCCTGCCGAGCAGACACATAAGATTATCCATAATAGCCAGTCACGCCGGCTTCATCAATTATATCAGCAAATCAGAAATGCCCGCTCAGGAGAAGGAAGTATGTTTCAACCTGCAGATTTACTGAATGAAATTACCACTGAATACCCTGATGAGTGGCTTTTGCTGCTTGAATTGTATGAATTCCTTGAAAGTGCCCAAGCCGATAAAAGTGTATTGGCTTTGGTTGAGCAAAGGCTTCATCAAATTAAAATTAAAAATCCGGCATTCAAACGCCTGATTGATGATGGGATGAAAAAACTGGAGGTGCTGAAGTGA
- the miaA gene encoding tRNA (adenosine(37)-N6)-dimethylallyltransferase MiaA: MKKYPNIIILGPTATGKTKLAALTASKIKGEVISADSRQVYKDMNEGTGKDLIDYVIDGKIIPSHLIDIVEAGSQYNIFDYQRDFIRAANDILARNKNIVVCGGSGMYLEAALGLYKLIEAPIDDLFRAEAANLSNLDLTEMLKTLRPLHNTTDITDRQRLLRAIEVARAENSTNNQHSKNHEHPVTAENSLIFGIDFPREVIRRRITERLKQRMENGMLNEVENLLNKGLKAEELIYYGLEYKYITLHLTGKISENEMFSLLNTAIHQFAKRQMTWFRRMEKKGLKINWLDGVSGTERNAEIISSLFYSN; the protein is encoded by the coding sequence ATGAAAAAGTATCCAAATATTATCATCCTTGGGCCAACAGCAACCGGAAAGACCAAACTGGCAGCCCTTACGGCCTCTAAAATTAAAGGTGAAGTTATTTCAGCTGATTCACGTCAGGTTTATAAAGACATGAACGAAGGAACTGGTAAAGACTTGATTGATTATGTGATTGATGGCAAAATTATACCTTCGCATTTGATTGACATTGTTGAAGCAGGCAGCCAATACAACATTTTTGATTATCAAAGAGATTTCATCCGGGCGGCCAACGACATTCTTGCCAGAAACAAAAATATAGTTGTTTGCGGTGGCAGTGGAATGTACCTGGAAGCCGCACTTGGCCTCTATAAACTTATTGAAGCACCCATCGACGATTTATTCAGAGCAGAGGCAGCAAACCTGAGCAATCTGGATTTAACCGAAATGCTGAAAACATTAAGGCCATTGCACAACACTACCGATATTACAGACCGCCAGAGACTGCTCAGAGCCATTGAGGTAGCAAGGGCCGAAAACAGTACAAATAATCAACACAGTAAAAATCATGAACACCCTGTGACGGCTGAGAACAGTCTGATTTTTGGGATTGATTTCCCCAGAGAGGTCATCAGACGCCGCATTACCGAAAGGCTAAAACAAAGGATGGAGAATGGCATGTTGAACGAAGTTGAAAATTTATTAAACAAAGGACTTAAAGCTGAAGAATTAATATACTATGGTCTGGAATACAAATACATTACGCTTCATTTAACAGGGAAAATATCTGAAAACGAAATGTTTAGCTTACTTAATACAGCCATTCATCAGTTTGCCAAACGGCAAATGACCTGGTTCAGAAGGATGGAAAAAAAAGGACTGAAAATAAATTGGCTGGATGGAGTTTCAGGCACTGAAAGAAATGCAGAAATCATTTCATCGCTATTTTATAGCAATTAA